The Deinococcus aquiradiocola genome segment ACGCGCACGGGTGGCTGCCGGACGCACAGATCGGCTGGTGCGGCGACTGGTGCACGCCCGACCCGCACGGCCCGCGCGTCGAGGCGGCCCTGCTGAGCGGGTGGACGCTCGCGGACACGCTGCTCACCCGCCCCTGAAGCGAACGCACATCCTTTCCGGGCGGCACGCGGGCAGGCGGGCGGGTCAGAACAGCATGACTTCCACGTCCTCGCCCACCTGCACGGGACGCCCCTCCGGCACGATCACGAGCGCGCCCGTGTCGGACAGGGAACGCAGCACGCCGCTCCCCTGCTTCGGGTAGTCGCTGACCGTGCCGCCCTCGATGTTGCCGCGCCAGTACGCCGTCTTGTCCGGCAGGGCACGGAAGGGCGTCGCGGCCCGCAGCCGCAGCGTGAACGGCGTCTCGCCCGTCAGGGCGGGCCGCACGATCACCTGAAACACCACGAGGCTGCTGACTGGGTTGCCCGGCAGGCCGAACACCGGCAGGCCCCGCCAGCCGCCCAGCATGGCGGGACCGCCGGGCCGCAGGCGCACCTTCCAGAACGACACGCGTCCCTGTTCCAGCAGCAGGTCCCGCATGAAGTCGTACTTGCCCATGCTGACGCCGCCCGACGTGAGCAGCACGTCCGCGCCGCCCGCCGCACCGATGCGTTCCGCGAGACGTTCCGGCGAGTCCGGCGCGTGCCCGAGGTCCAGCACGTCGCAGCCCGCCTCGCGCAGCATGGCGGCCAGCCCGTAGCGGTTGCTGTCGTACACCTGTCCCGGCGCGAGCGCCGTGCCCGGCTCGCGCACCTCGTCCCCGGTGGACAGCAGCGCCACGCGCAGGCGGCGACGCACGCTGACCTGCGCGTGCCCGAGCGACACGGCCAGTGCCAGCCGCGCGGGCGTGAGCCGCGTCCCGGCGTGCATCACCACCTCGCCCGTCCGGAAATCCCCGCCCTCCAGCCGGATGTCCGCGCCGCTCGCGGGCCGCAGCGCGTGCACCGCGTCCGGCCCGTCGTCCTGTAGCTGTTCCACCGGGCAGATCGCGTCCGCGCCGTCCGGGACGGGCGCGCCCGTGTAGATGCGCACGCACTCGCCCGGCCCCACCCGTCCCGCGAACGGCACGCCCGCCCGCGACTCGCCCACCACCAGCAGCCGCACCGGCGTGCCCGGCCCGGCCGTGACGGTGTCCGCCTCCCGGCACGCGATGCCGTCCAGCGCGCTCTCCGTCGCGGACGGATGACTGACGCGCGCCTCCAGGTCCGCGAACAGGAACCGTCCCGCCGCGTCCGCCACGGCGACCGTCTCGGCCACCGGGTCGGGCAGCAGGGCCGCCAGCATGGTGCGCGCCTCGGGCACGCTGACGTTCATCGGGAAGCTCGGCTCGGACGGGACGGGACTCGGCATGCGGTCAGGATGGCAGATGCCGCGCCCTCACGCCAACGGCGACCTTCACGCGCCCTGCACGCACCCGGCCGCAGCGGTCACGCCCCGCCGCCCGGTGAGCCCGCGAAGGGAGTGCCCGGGCCGGGCGGAATACGCGTCACTCCGGCACGATCACGACCTTGCCCGTCACGCGCCGCCCCTCCAGGTCCCGCAGGGCCTGCGCCGCGCCCTCCAGCGGGTACTCGCCCGACACCAGCAGCCGCATGCGGCCCTCCTTCATCCACCCGATCATGGTCGCCAGGTTCCGGGCGTTGCCGCGCGGGTCACGCCGCGCGAACTCGCCCCAGAACACGCCCACCACGCTCGCGCCCTTCAGGAGCGGCAGGTTCAGCGGCAGGGCCGGAATGTCGCCCGCCGCGAACCCCACCACTAGGTACCGGCCGCCCCACGCGACGCTCCGGAACGCCGGTTCCGCGAACGATCCACCCACCGGGTCGTAGATCACGTCCGGTCCGCGCCCGCCCGTCAGTTCCTTCAGGCGCGCGCGCAGGTCCTCCGACGCGTAGTTGATGGTGTCGTCCGCGCCGTGCTCGCGGCACAGGGCGAGCTTGTCGTCGCTGCTCGCCGCCGCGATCACCCGCGCGCCCAGCGCGTGCCCGATCTGCACGGCGCTCAGGCCCACGCCGCCCGCCGCGCCCAGCACCAGCAACGTCTCGCCCGCGCGCAGGCCCGCGCGGTCCACGAGCGCGTGGTACGACGTGCCGGACGCCAGCGTGAACGCCGCCGCCTCCGCGAAGCCCAGTTCGGGCGGCATCGGCATCACCTGCCGCGCGTCCGCCAGCGCGTGCGTCGCGTACCCGCCCGTGTTCAGGAACGCGATCACGCGGTCCCCCACCTGCACGTGACTCACGCCCTCCCCGGTCGCCAGCACCTCGCCCGCCACTTCCGAGCCGGGCGTGAACGGCAGTTCCGGCCGGAACTGGTACTTGCCCTGAATGATGAGCGTGTCCGGGAAGTTCACGCCCGCCGCGCGCACGCGCAGCAGCACCTCGCCCGCTCCGGGCTGCGGGACGGGCAGGGTCTCGACGGTCAGCGATTCGGCTTCGCCCCAGGCGTGGCAGCGCACGGCTTTCATTTCGTCCATGGTGGTCCTCCGTGACTCGGGTTGTGATTGCTGGACTGAGTGTAACGGCAAGGGCCGCCTTCCGCACGCCACGCGCACCCCCGCCCCCCGGGACGCCCCGCCCGGCCCGCCCGTTCAGTCGGGAATCAGTGCGGCCAGCGCGCGGTCCTCGTCACGCGCGCTGCCCTGCAGGTGGGCGCGCACGGCCGCCCGGTCCGCCGCGCCCTTGTTCTGACTCAGCTTGAATTTCCCGTCCAGGCTCCGCACCGGCAGACGGAACGTGACCACGCCGCGCAGCATGCGCTCCTCGAACTCCGCCGGAATGCCCGGCGCGTCCGGCGTGAGGGTCCGCGTCAGGGCGCGCGCCACCTCGCGCGCCTCGTCGCCCTCCACGCGCTCCGCCTGCCCGCGCGCCTGCACCGTCACGTAATTCCACGTCCCCACCTGCGGGGCCGACACGTACCACCCGGCGTCCACCAGCGCGTGCGGCCCCTGAAACACCACCAGCGTCGACCGGCCAGGAAGCGCCTCCGCCTGCGGATTCCCGCGCGCCAGATGCCAGTGCAGTGTCACCGCCACGCCCGCAGCGCCGTCCCCGGCCCGGCCCTCGCCGCGCGTGACGGTCGTCAGGACCGGGACCGGCGTCGCCAGCGGCTCCCCCTGCGCGTCACTGCAGATCACCGCAGCGAAGGGCGCGCCCCGCATCACGCTCAGCAGCCGTTCTGGGTCCTGCTCACGGAAGTCCGCCGGAAGGTACATGCCCGCAGCATACCGGCCCGCCCGCGCCGTGCGCCTCTGCCGGATTCACCACTCGGGACGGTGAATCCGGCGGCCCTGGCCTGTCACTGCGCTCACGGGCCCGGACTTAGAATGCGGGCATGACCAACGCTCCTCTGAACTTCGACCTTCTGGTGATCGGTGCAGGGCCTGGCGGGTATCACGCCGCGATTCGTGCGGCTCAGCTGGGCCTCAAGGTGGCGTGCGCCGAGATGGGCGCCGTGGGCGGCGTGTGCCTGAACATCGGCTGCATCCCCACCAAGGCGCTGCTGCACGCGGGCGAGACGATGGCGGCCGGGAAGCACGCCACCGAGTTCGGCCTGAACTTCGGCGCGCCCACCCTCGACATCCCCAAACTGAACGGCTGGAAGGACAGCATCGTCAAGAAACTCACGGGCGGCGTGTCGGGCCTGTTCCGCGCCAACAAGGTCACGCACCTCGTCGGGCAGGCGAGCTTCGTGGACGCGCACACCGTCCGTATCGGTGACCAGACGGTCACGGCGAGCAGCATCATCATCGCGACCGGCAGCGAGCCCGCCGCCCTGAAGGGCCTGGACGTCGATCAGCGCGTGATCGTGGACTCGACCGGCGCGCTGAACGTCCCCGACCCCGTCCCGGCGCGGATGCTGTGCGTGGGCGGCGGCGTGATCGGCTTCGAGTTCGCGCACATCTACAACAACCTCGGCACGAAGGTGAAGGTCATCGAGTTCCTGCCGAACATCATTCCGGGCGCCGACGCGGACGCCGTCAAGGAATTCTCGAAGAGCATGAAGAAGCAGGGCATCGAGATCCAGACGCGCACCAAGGCGAACAGCGCCACCGTGAACGGCAACGAGGTCGTCGTCGAGATCGAGAACGTCGAGACGGGCGAGAAGACCCTGGAAACCTTCGACCGCGTGCTCGTCGCCGTGGGACGCCGCCCCCGCACGGACGGCCTGAACCTCGCCGCGGCGGGCCTGCAGACCACCGAGCGCGGCTTCATCGAAGTGAACCGCAGGATGCAGACGGCCGTGCCGCACATCTACGCCGTCGGTGACGTGGCCGGGAACCCCATGCTGGCCCACAAGGCCATGAAGGAAGGCCTCGTCGCGGCGGAAGTTGCCGCCGGGAAGCCCAGCGAGCAGGACGCCGTCGCCATTCCGGGCGTCGTGTACACCTCGCCGGAACTCGCATGGGTGGGCCTCACCGAACAGGAAGCGAAAGACAAGGGCTACAGCGTCAAGACGGGCGTGTTCCCCATGAGCGCCTCGGGGCGGGCCATGACGCTGCAGAGCACGGACGGCTTCGTGAAGATGGTG includes the following:
- a CDS encoding molybdopterin molybdotransferase MoeA, encoding MPSPVPSEPSFPMNVSVPEARTMLAALLPDPVAETVAVADAAGRFLFADLEARVSHPSATESALDGIACREADTVTAGPGTPVRLLVVGESRAGVPFAGRVGPGECVRIYTGAPVPDGADAICPVEQLQDDGPDAVHALRPASGADIRLEGGDFRTGEVVMHAGTRLTPARLALAVSLGHAQVSVRRRLRVALLSTGDEVREPGTALAPGQVYDSNRYGLAAMLREAGCDVLDLGHAPDSPERLAERIGAAGGADVLLTSGGVSMGKYDFMRDLLLEQGRVSFWKVRLRPGGPAMLGGWRGLPVFGLPGNPVSSLVVFQVIVRPALTGETPFTLRLRAATPFRALPDKTAYWRGNIEGGTVSDYPKQGSGVLRSLSDTGALVIVPEGRPVQVGEDVEVMLF
- a CDS encoding NADPH:quinone oxidoreductase family protein, which produces MKAVRCHAWGEAESLTVETLPVPQPGAGEVLLRVRAAGVNFPDTLIIQGKYQFRPELPFTPGSEVAGEVLATGEGVSHVQVGDRVIAFLNTGGYATHALADARQVMPMPPELGFAEAAAFTLASGTSYHALVDRAGLRAGETLLVLGAAGGVGLSAVQIGHALGARVIAAASSDDKLALCREHGADDTINYASEDLRARLKELTGGRGPDVIYDPVGGSFAEPAFRSVAWGGRYLVVGFAAGDIPALPLNLPLLKGASVVGVFWGEFARRDPRGNARNLATMIGWMKEGRMRLLVSGEYPLEGAAQALRDLEGRRVTGKVVIVPE
- a CDS encoding FMN-binding negative transcriptional regulator — its product is MYLPADFREQDPERLLSVMRGAPFAAVICSDAQGEPLATPVPVLTTVTRGEGRAGDGAAGVAVTLHWHLARGNPQAEALPGRSTLVVFQGPHALVDAGWYVSAPQVGTWNYVTVQARGQAERVEGDEAREVARALTRTLTPDAPGIPAEFEERMLRGVVTFRLPVRSLDGKFKLSQNKGAADRAAVRAHLQGSARDEDRALAALIPD
- the lpdA gene encoding dihydrolipoyl dehydrogenase, which gives rise to MTNAPLNFDLLVIGAGPGGYHAAIRAAQLGLKVACAEMGAVGGVCLNIGCIPTKALLHAGETMAAGKHATEFGLNFGAPTLDIPKLNGWKDSIVKKLTGGVSGLFRANKVTHLVGQASFVDAHTVRIGDQTVTASSIIIATGSEPAALKGLDVDQRVIVDSTGALNVPDPVPARMLCVGGGVIGFEFAHIYNNLGTKVKVIEFLPNIIPGADADAVKEFSKSMKKQGIEIQTRTKANSATVNGNEVVVEIENVETGEKTLETFDRVLVAVGRRPRTDGLNLAAAGLQTTERGFIEVNRRMQTAVPHIYAVGDVAGNPMLAHKAMKEGLVAAEVAAGKPSEQDAVAIPGVVYTSPELAWVGLTEQEAKDKGYSVKTGVFPMSASGRAMTLQSTDGFVKMVVEEGSDLLLGVHIVGPHASDMLGEASLALEMAATASDVALTIHAHPTLGESVLEAAEAVHKQAIHIINR